Proteins encoded in a region of the Streptomyces violaceoruber genome:
- a CDS encoding peptide ABC transporter substrate-binding protein yields the protein MSTARTAPRRRRALVVGACAAVGVLLSGCTGGVSAPSGSKNEINYALPANFTPNWIVPIGTPGHLNTNNASISQVLWEPLIAYDGSSGEIGWNKDNSLATDAKFAADDKSVTITLGDRHWSDGEPITARDVEFWFNLVRENKKSWASYSPGKAPDVWSSFETIDDRHFTLDFDRAYNQQWMLANELSMIRVMPQHVWDKTSDSAAVSDLDRTPAGAEKVWAYLIDAGKKISRYASDPLWKTVSGPYRIKSFSTSGRVELVENEKYDGGGAAHVKQINLLSFTTVAAEENALRAGTVDYGYIRASDLGIKKSFTDLGYHVERWSGWAVTYMPYNFNNPEMGAVFRQLYARQAIQMSVDQKTLSKVLFNGTAVPTYGPVPQGQPSAFLSDEQKAEPYPFSNSAARKLLTDHGWTMRDGTMVCTSPGAGEGQCGEGVEKGTEFKMRVLSQSGSTETDNMMSALQSSFEETGIDFDIKTAPVNSVLSQTGQCEKDDPACKWQLSFFGSAGSWYFPAYPSGDALFASGGGSNFGNYSNPEVDRLIDRTTTSSSLDAMPDYSKALAEDLPVIWLPEPDYQVSVIRDGLGGFAQDSLANFHPAMWAWTE from the coding sequence ATGTCCACTGCTCGCACAGCGCCACGCCGACGCCGGGCGCTCGTCGTCGGCGCATGCGCGGCCGTGGGCGTGCTGCTCAGCGGTTGCACGGGCGGCGTGTCCGCCCCCTCCGGCTCCAAGAACGAGATCAACTACGCCCTCCCGGCGAACTTCACCCCGAACTGGATCGTGCCGATCGGGACACCGGGGCACCTCAACACGAACAACGCCTCCATATCCCAGGTGCTGTGGGAGCCCCTGATCGCCTACGACGGCTCCAGCGGCGAAATCGGCTGGAACAAGGACAACTCGCTGGCGACGGACGCGAAGTTCGCCGCGGACGACAAGAGCGTCACCATCACCCTCGGCGACCGGCACTGGAGCGACGGTGAGCCGATCACCGCACGGGACGTCGAGTTCTGGTTCAACCTGGTCAGGGAGAACAAGAAGTCGTGGGCCAGCTACAGCCCGGGCAAGGCCCCGGACGTCTGGTCGTCGTTCGAAACCATCGACGACCGGCACTTCACGCTCGACTTCGACCGCGCCTACAACCAGCAGTGGATGCTCGCCAACGAGCTGAGCATGATCCGCGTGATGCCGCAGCACGTGTGGGACAAGACCAGCGACTCCGCAGCCGTCTCCGACCTCGACCGCACCCCGGCCGGCGCCGAGAAGGTGTGGGCGTATCTGATCGACGCCGGCAAGAAGATCTCCCGCTACGCGAGCGACCCGCTGTGGAAGACGGTCAGCGGACCGTACCGGATCAAGTCCTTCTCCACCTCCGGCCGGGTCGAGCTCGTCGAGAACGAGAAGTACGACGGCGGGGGCGCGGCCCACGTCAAGCAGATCAACCTGCTGTCCTTCACCACCGTGGCCGCCGAGGAGAACGCGCTGCGGGCGGGCACGGTCGACTACGGCTACATCAGGGCCTCCGACCTCGGGATCAAGAAGTCCTTCACGGACCTCGGCTACCACGTCGAGCGGTGGTCGGGCTGGGCCGTCACCTACATGCCGTACAACTTCAACAACCCCGAGATGGGCGCGGTCTTCCGGCAGCTGTACGCACGGCAGGCCATCCAGATGTCCGTGGACCAGAAGACGCTGTCCAAGGTGCTCTTCAACGGCACCGCCGTACCCACCTACGGTCCCGTCCCGCAGGGGCAGCCGTCCGCCTTCCTCTCGGACGAGCAGAAGGCGGAGCCGTACCCGTTCTCCAACTCCGCGGCGCGCAAGCTGCTGACGGACCACGGCTGGACCATGCGGGACGGCACGATGGTGTGCACCTCACCGGGCGCGGGCGAGGGGCAGTGCGGCGAGGGCGTCGAGAAGGGCACCGAGTTCAAGATGCGGGTGCTCTCCCAGTCCGGCTCGACGGAGACGGACAACATGATGAGCGCCCTCCAGTCCTCCTTCGAGGAGACCGGTATCGACTTCGACATCAAGACCGCACCGGTCAACTCGGTCCTCTCGCAGACCGGACAGTGCGAGAAGGACGACCCCGCCTGCAAGTGGCAGCTCTCCTTCTTCGGCAGCGCGGGCAGCTGGTACTTCCCCGCCTACCCCAGCGGTGACGCGCTCTTCGCGAGCGGCGGCGGCTCCAACTTCGGCAACTACTCCAACCCCGAGGTGGACCGGCTGATCGACCGCACCACCACCTCCTCGTCCCTGGACGCCATGCCCGACTACAGCAAGGCGCTGGCCGAGGACCTGCCCGTGATCTGGCTTCCCGAGCCCGACTACCAGGTCTCCGTGATCAGGGACGGTCTCGGCGGATTCGCCCAGGACTCCCTCGCCAACTTCCATCCCGCCATGTGGGCGTGGACCGAGTGA
- a CDS encoding ABC transporter permease: MSTYSFLIRRVLQALAVVLLVTVVVFCLLHALPGGPARGILGPQATASQIAAFNHEQGLDKPLPVQYVYYLNQLIHGDLGMSYTLNEPVSQLITERLPKTLLLTVLSAVVGLLVAVPLGVWQAVRRNKPVDYVITTLSFIAYSTPVYFLGLILVLVFSQVLPWFPAQAPQGNSVADVLSQPQGLVLPVVAGAATMVAVFSRYMRSATLENLTEDYVRTARAGGTRPRAILTRHVFRNSLTPVVAMLGYYIPVLFGGALVVEQLFNYPGMGLLFWTAAQSSDYPVLLGCVLVISVATVTGTLLADVLQRVIDPRVKAGRS, translated from the coding sequence ATGAGCACATACTCCTTCCTGATCAGGCGTGTCCTGCAGGCCCTGGCGGTGGTCCTCCTCGTGACCGTCGTGGTGTTCTGCCTGCTGCACGCCCTGCCCGGGGGGCCCGCCCGCGGCATCCTCGGCCCCCAGGCCACCGCCTCCCAGATCGCCGCCTTCAACCACGAGCAGGGGCTCGACAAGCCGCTGCCGGTTCAGTACGTGTACTACCTGAACCAGCTGATCCACGGCGATCTCGGGATGTCCTACACCCTCAACGAACCCGTCTCCCAGCTGATCACCGAGAGGCTGCCGAAGACCCTGCTGCTGACCGTGCTCTCGGCGGTCGTCGGCCTGCTGGTCGCGGTGCCGCTCGGCGTGTGGCAGGCCGTCCGCCGCAACAAGCCGGTCGACTACGTCATCACCACGCTCAGCTTCATCGCCTACTCCACCCCCGTGTACTTCCTCGGGCTGATCCTGGTCCTCGTCTTCAGCCAGGTCCTGCCCTGGTTCCCGGCCCAGGCACCCCAGGGCAACAGCGTCGCCGACGTCCTCTCGCAGCCCCAGGGGCTGGTGCTGCCGGTGGTGGCCGGAGCGGCCACGATGGTCGCCGTCTTCAGCCGCTACATGCGCTCGGCCACGCTGGAGAACCTCACCGAGGACTACGTGCGCACGGCGCGGGCCGGCGGCACCCGCCCGCGGGCCATCCTGACGCGGCACGTCTTCCGCAACTCGCTGACCCCCGTGGTGGCCATGCTCGGCTACTACATACCGGTCCTCTTCGGCGGTGCGCTGGTGGTGGAGCAACTCTTCAACTACCCCGGCATGGGCCTGCTGTTCTGGACCGCCGCCCAGTCCTCCGACTATCCCGTGCTGCTGGGCTGCGTCCTGGTCATCTCGGTCGCCACCGTGACCGGCACCCTCCTGGCCGACGTCCTGCAGCGCGTCATCGACCCCCGAGTGAAGGCAGGTCGGTCATGA
- a CDS encoding M81 family metallopeptidase: MSHPSTPTSTPAASRRPVVAIAGLGIESSTFSPARTQAPAFHPSRGQEVLDRYPFLAVGEELREAADWHGALVGKSLPGGTVTAAAWEELTGELLTRLAALPPLDGLWFDIHGAMTVEGVDDAEALLLERVRSVVGDDVTVSTSMDLHGNVSRALVHRSDLITCYRMAPHEDHMETKERAVRNLLAHLASGAPRPLKAWVPVPVLLAGEQTSTRIEPAKSVYGAVPEVEARQGVIDAAIWVGYAWADEPRNRAAVVVTGHDEQAVSEGAEKLARGFWEARHDFDFVAPTGTFDDILDEALAGERRPYYVSDTGDNPTAGGAGDVTWGLARLLDRPEFQKEDGPTVLYASVPGPEAVRHAAAAGVGATVTVTAGAEVDDRHAGPVTLTGVVHAVRLGDRDARTEVVIRVGSAYVILTELRKPYHHEHDFTDLDLDPRGADIVVVKIGYLEPELFAMAADWKMALTPGGVDQDLVRLGHRRIRRPMFPFDPAMADPDLSARLIPAADQPLTGADE; this comes from the coding sequence ATGTCCCACCCCAGCACCCCCACCTCGACCCCCGCCGCCTCCCGCCGCCCGGTCGTCGCCATCGCCGGCCTGGGCATCGAGTCGTCCACCTTCTCGCCCGCCCGCACCCAGGCGCCCGCCTTCCACCCCTCCCGCGGCCAGGAGGTACTGGACCGCTACCCCTTCCTCGCCGTCGGCGAGGAACTGCGCGAGGCGGCCGACTGGCACGGCGCGCTGGTCGGCAAGTCGCTGCCCGGCGGCACCGTCACCGCCGCGGCCTGGGAGGAACTCACCGGGGAACTCCTCACCCGGCTCGCCGCCCTGCCCCCGCTGGACGGCCTCTGGTTCGACATCCACGGGGCCATGACCGTCGAGGGCGTCGACGACGCCGAGGCCCTGCTGCTGGAGCGGGTGCGCTCCGTCGTCGGCGACGACGTGACCGTCTCCACCTCCATGGACCTGCACGGCAACGTCTCCCGCGCCCTCGTCCACCGCAGCGACCTGATCACCTGCTACCGGATGGCCCCGCACGAGGACCACATGGAGACCAAGGAACGCGCCGTCCGCAACCTGCTGGCCCACCTCGCCTCGGGCGCCCCCCGCCCGCTGAAGGCGTGGGTGCCGGTGCCCGTCCTGCTGGCCGGTGAGCAGACCTCCACCCGGATCGAGCCCGCGAAGAGCGTGTACGGGGCCGTTCCCGAGGTCGAGGCCCGGCAGGGCGTGATCGACGCGGCGATCTGGGTCGGCTACGCCTGGGCCGACGAACCCCGCAACCGGGCCGCGGTCGTCGTCACCGGCCACGACGAGCAGGCGGTCTCCGAGGGCGCCGAGAAGCTGGCCCGCGGCTTCTGGGAGGCCCGCCACGACTTCGACTTCGTCGCCCCCACCGGCACCTTCGACGACATCCTGGACGAGGCCCTGGCCGGCGAGCGGCGCCCGTACTACGTCAGCGACACCGGCGACAACCCGACCGCGGGCGGCGCCGGCGACGTCACCTGGGGCCTGGCCCGCCTGCTCGACCGCCCCGAGTTCCAGAAGGAGGACGGGCCGACCGTCCTGTACGCCTCGGTGCCCGGCCCCGAGGCCGTCCGGCACGCCGCCGCGGCGGGCGTCGGCGCCACGGTGACGGTGACGGCGGGTGCCGAGGTCGACGACCGGCACGCCGGACCCGTCACCCTCACCGGAGTCGTGCACGCCGTCCGGCTCGGCGACCGCGACGCCCGCACCGAGGTGGTGATACGCGTCGGCAGCGCCTACGTGATCCTCACCGAGCTGCGCAAGCCCTACCACCACGAGCACGACTTCACCGACCTGGACCTCGACCCGCGCGGCGCCGACATCGTCGTCGTGAAGATCGGCTACCTGGAACCCGAGCTGTTCGCGATGGCCGCCGACTGGAAGATGGCGCTCACCCCGGGCGGCGTCGACCAGGACCTGGTGCGCCTCGGCCACCGCCGCATCCGCCGGCCCATGTTCCCCTTCGACCCCGCCATGGCCGACCCGGACCTGTCCGCCCGCCTGATCCCGGCCGCCGACCAGCCGCTGACCGGGGCCGACGAATGA
- a CDS encoding ROK family protein, translated as MNEISTPGRRAAGTSALAARALELIASGRATSRAQLAELLGAAASSVSVAVAQLVEHGLVAEEGTQSSTGGRPRKVLRLGGQDEFAVAADLGGSHARVGVVLPGGELRDVSTVPLVIAEGPQAALSRLAATLEELVEQHGRGRLRGVGLSLPGPVDTATGSVVQPSRMPGWNRFPVESWLRERFAVPAVADNDANCMAVGEHIARKGRHQQVIMVKTGTAIGAAALVDGRLYRGGTGAAGEITHIRIARGDHVPCSCGNTDCLETVASGAALVRVLRDEGVDVTSAEDVVRLATDAHPEANRAVRRAGDYLGQVLAANVNFFNPDAVYLGGILSTVEPFVAAVRSQLYESCHPLVTEHLAIERAVLGRDAGLVGAGLFALQRALGQALRQVGGAQLDPDRFQSPTTS; from the coding sequence ATGAATGAAATAAGTACGCCCGGCCGGAGGGCGGCAGGCACCTCGGCACTGGCGGCGCGAGCCCTCGAACTCATCGCCTCCGGCCGGGCGACCTCCCGGGCCCAGCTCGCCGAACTGCTCGGCGCCGCCGCCTCCAGCGTCTCGGTGGCCGTGGCCCAGCTGGTCGAGCACGGCCTCGTCGCCGAGGAGGGGACCCAGTCCTCCACCGGCGGACGCCCGCGCAAGGTGCTCAGACTCGGCGGCCAGGACGAGTTCGCCGTCGCCGCCGACCTGGGCGGCAGCCACGCCCGGGTCGGCGTGGTGCTGCCCGGGGGCGAGCTGCGCGACGTCTCCACCGTGCCGCTGGTGATCGCCGAGGGCCCGCAGGCGGCCCTGTCCCGGCTCGCCGCCACCCTGGAAGAGCTGGTCGAGCAGCACGGCCGGGGACGGCTGCGCGGTGTCGGTCTCTCCCTGCCGGGGCCGGTGGACACCGCGACGGGCAGCGTCGTACAGCCCTCCCGGATGCCGGGGTGGAACCGCTTCCCCGTCGAGTCCTGGCTCCGGGAGCGCTTCGCGGTACCCGCCGTCGCCGACAACGACGCCAACTGCATGGCCGTCGGGGAGCACATCGCCCGCAAGGGGCGCCACCAGCAGGTGATCATGGTGAAGACGGGCACCGCGATCGGCGCCGCCGCCCTCGTCGACGGCCGGCTCTACCGCGGCGGCACGGGCGCGGCCGGGGAGATCACCCACATCCGCATCGCCCGCGGCGACCACGTGCCCTGCTCCTGCGGCAACACCGACTGCCTGGAGACGGTCGCCTCGGGCGCCGCCCTGGTACGGGTGCTGCGGGACGAGGGCGTGGACGTCACCAGCGCCGAGGACGTGGTGCGGCTGGCCACCGACGCGCACCCGGAGGCCAACCGGGCGGTGCGCAGGGCCGGGGACTACCTCGGCCAGGTGCTCGCCGCGAACGTCAACTTCTTCAACCCGGACGCCGTCTACCTGGGCGGCATCCTCTCCACCGTCGAACCGTTCGTCGCCGCCGTCCGCAGCCAGCTCTACGAGAGCTGCCACCCGCTGGTCACCGAACACCTCGCCATCGAACGAGCCGTCCTCGGCCGCGACGCCGGTCTGGTCGGCGCCGGGCTGTTCGCCCTCCAGCGGGCGCTGGGGCAGGCCCTGCGCCAGGTCGGCGGAGCGCAGCTGGACCCGGACCGGTTCCAGAGCCCCACCACTTCCTGA